In one Streptomyces venezuelae genomic region, the following are encoded:
- a CDS encoding ClpP family protease codes for MGVRDRERDMRGEEGETAPSRFDDHLAAQLLNQRIVFLGTQVDEVSANRVCAQMLLLSAEDPKTDISLYINSPGGSVTAGLAIYDTMRLIPNDVATLAMGFAASMGQFLLSVGTAGKRFALPNARIMMHQPSAGIGGTTADIAIQAENLEFTKRTIERLTAEHTGQSEETISRDGDRDRWFTAEQAKEYGMVDHVVASLDDVRPAGSKRRIGLGI; via the coding sequence ATGGGAGTGCGGGACAGGGAGCGGGACATGCGGGGCGAGGAGGGGGAGACCGCGCCGTCGCGGTTCGACGATCACCTCGCCGCGCAACTGCTCAACCAGCGGATCGTGTTCCTCGGGACGCAGGTCGACGAGGTGTCCGCCAACCGCGTGTGCGCGCAGATGCTGTTGCTGTCGGCGGAGGATCCGAAGACCGACATCAGTCTGTACATCAACAGCCCGGGCGGGTCCGTCACCGCCGGGCTCGCCATCTACGACACCATGCGGCTCATCCCGAACGACGTGGCGACCCTCGCCATGGGATTCGCCGCCAGCATGGGGCAGTTCCTGCTCAGCGTCGGCACCGCGGGCAAGCGGTTCGCGCTGCCCAACGCGCGGATCATGATGCACCAGCCCTCCGCCGGCATCGGCGGCACCACCGCGGACATCGCCATCCAGGCCGAGAACCTGGAGTTCACGAAGCGGACCATCGAGCGGCTCACCGCCGAGCACACCGGGCAGAGCGAGGAGACGATCTCGCGGGACGGCGACCGCGACCGGTGGTTCACCGCCGAGCAGGCCAAGGAGTACGGGATGGTCGACCACGTGGTCGCCTCCCTGGACGACGTGCGGCCCGCGGGGTCGAAGCGCCGTATCGGGCTCGGGATCTGA
- a CDS encoding ClpP family protease, producing MSQYTIPTVVERTPQGGERAYDVYSRLLSERIIFLGTEIDDGVANVVIAQLLHLESSAPEREVSIYINSPGGSFTSLMAIYDTMSFITTPISTFCVGQAASTAAVLLAGGDPGRRLVLDHARVLLGQPASRGQQGTVSDLSLQAKEMLRIRSQVEEVLAHHTHHDIATLRADMDRDKVFTAQEAVAYGLADQVLSRRALPAAA from the coding sequence GTGAGTCAGTACACGATTCCCACCGTCGTCGAGCGCACCCCGCAAGGTGGCGAGCGCGCCTACGACGTCTACAGCCGGCTGCTCTCCGAGCGGATCATCTTCCTCGGGACGGAGATCGACGACGGCGTCGCCAACGTCGTCATCGCGCAGCTCCTGCATCTGGAGTCGTCCGCGCCGGAGCGCGAGGTCTCCATCTACATCAACTCGCCCGGCGGATCCTTCACTTCGCTCATGGCCATCTACGACACGATGAGCTTCATCACCACACCGATCTCGACGTTCTGCGTCGGCCAAGCCGCGTCGACGGCCGCCGTGCTGCTCGCCGGCGGCGACCCGGGACGGCGGCTCGTGCTGGACCACGCGCGCGTGCTGCTCGGGCAGCCCGCGAGCCGCGGCCAGCAGGGAACCGTGTCCGACCTCAGCCTCCAGGCCAAGGAGATGCTCCGGATCCGGTCGCAGGTGGAGGAGGTGCTCGCCCACCACACGCACCACGACATCGCGACGCTCCGCGCCGACATGGACCGCGACAAGGTCTTCACCGCGCAGGAGGCGGTGGCGTACGGGCTCGCGGACCAGGTGCTCAGCAGGCGGGCCCTGCCGGCCGCGGCCTGA
- a CDS encoding helix-turn-helix transcriptional regulator: MDENPALLDSRAELSEFLRTRRARLQPQDVGLPNFGRHRRVPGLRREELAQLAGVSVAYYTRLEQGNGRNVSGEVLDAIARALRLTDAEHAHLTRLAKPKTLKKKRAVRQQHMRPALQQLLDSVQSVPAYVVGRRTDILGWNALAAALFGDWGELAPADRNWARVCFLDPRSRDLFVDWEQKASDIVSYLRMDAGCYPNDPELSSLVGELSVKSEEFRGLWATHDVREKGHGVKRLHHPLVGELTLSFETLRLPDDCDQSLMMYHAEPDSASAQGLRLLASWGRDASAVGSPQK; the protein is encoded by the coding sequence ATGGACGAGAACCCCGCGCTCCTCGACAGTCGGGCGGAGCTGAGCGAATTCCTGCGCACCCGCAGGGCGCGGCTGCAGCCCCAGGACGTCGGCCTGCCGAACTTCGGACGGCACCGCAGGGTGCCCGGCCTGCGCCGCGAGGAGCTCGCCCAGCTCGCCGGGGTCTCCGTCGCGTACTACACCCGGCTCGAACAGGGCAACGGCCGCAACGTCTCCGGCGAGGTGCTCGACGCCATCGCGCGCGCCCTGCGCCTGACCGACGCCGAGCACGCCCACCTGACGCGGCTCGCGAAGCCGAAGACGCTCAAGAAGAAGCGGGCGGTGCGCCAGCAGCACATGCGGCCCGCGCTGCAGCAGCTCCTCGACTCCGTCCAGTCCGTGCCCGCGTACGTGGTGGGCCGCCGCACGGACATCCTCGGCTGGAACGCGCTCGCCGCGGCGCTCTTCGGTGACTGGGGCGAGCTCGCGCCGGCCGACCGGAACTGGGCGCGCGTCTGCTTCCTCGACCCGCGCTCGCGCGACCTCTTCGTGGACTGGGAGCAGAAGGCGTCGGACATCGTCAGCTACCTGCGCATGGACGCGGGCTGCTATCCCAACGACCCCGAGCTCTCCTCCCTCGTCGGCGAACTCTCCGTGAAGAGCGAGGAGTTCAGGGGTCTGTGGGCCACGCACGACGTCCGCGAGAAGGGGCACGGCGTCAAGCGCCTGCACCATCCGCTGGTGGGCGAACTGACGCTGTCCTTCGAGACGCTGCGGCTGCCCGACGACTGCGACCAGTCCCTGATGATGTACCACGCGGAGCCGGACTCGGCGTCGGCACAGGGCCTGCGGCTGCTCGCGAGCTGGGGCAGGGACGCGTCGGCCGTGGGTTCGCCGCAGAAGTGA
- a CDS encoding NAD(P)-dependent alcohol dehydrogenase — protein sequence MTEQITTVSAYAAPAPEAPLERTTVPRRAVGEFDVLIDIKYAGICHSDIHQARDGWGEGIYPMVPGHEIAGVVAEVGPGVTKFTVGDRVGVGCMVDSCRECENCKAGLEQYCAQGNVQTYNGIGKDGEPTYGGYSTHIVVDEAYTLRIPDGLSLDVAAPLLCAGITTYSPLAHWHAGPGKKVAIVGLGGLGHMAVKIAHAMGAEVTVLSQTLRKKDDGLKLGADHYYATSDDATFEQLAGSFDLILSTVSAPLPLDKYLGLLRTDGAFVNVGAPEEPVSLNLFSVIGGRKTLAGSGIGGIQETQEMLDFCAVHGLGAEIELIRADQINEAYERVLASDVRYRFVIDTATI from the coding sequence ATGACTGAGCAGATCACCACCGTTTCCGCCTACGCCGCTCCCGCCCCCGAGGCGCCCCTGGAGCGGACCACCGTGCCGCGCCGCGCCGTCGGCGAGTTCGACGTCCTGATCGACATCAAGTACGCCGGTATCTGCCACTCGGACATCCACCAGGCCCGCGACGGCTGGGGCGAGGGCATCTACCCGATGGTGCCCGGCCACGAGATCGCCGGTGTCGTCGCCGAGGTCGGCCCCGGTGTCACCAAGTTCACCGTGGGTGACCGCGTCGGCGTCGGCTGCATGGTCGACTCCTGCCGCGAGTGCGAGAACTGCAAGGCGGGCCTGGAGCAGTACTGCGCCCAGGGCAACGTCCAGACGTACAACGGGATCGGCAAGGACGGCGAGCCGACCTACGGCGGCTACTCCACGCACATCGTCGTCGACGAGGCGTACACCCTCCGCATCCCCGACGGGCTCTCGCTCGACGTGGCCGCGCCGCTGCTCTGCGCCGGCATCACCACGTACTCCCCGCTCGCCCACTGGCACGCGGGCCCCGGCAAGAAGGTCGCCATCGTCGGCCTCGGCGGTCTCGGCCACATGGCCGTCAAGATCGCGCACGCCATGGGCGCCGAGGTCACCGTCCTCTCCCAGACCCTGCGCAAGAAGGACGACGGCCTGAAGCTGGGCGCCGACCACTACTACGCGACCAGCGACGACGCCACGTTCGAGCAGCTCGCGGGCTCCTTCGACCTGATCCTCTCGACGGTCTCCGCGCCGCTCCCCCTGGACAAGTACCTGGGTCTGCTGCGCACGGACGGCGCCTTCGTGAACGTCGGCGCGCCCGAGGAGCCGGTCTCCCTCAACCTGTTCTCCGTGATCGGGGGCCGCAAGACCCTCGCGGGCTCCGGCATCGGCGGCATCCAGGAGACGCAGGAGATGCTGGACTTCTGCGCGGTGCACGGGCTCGGTGCGGAGATCGAGCTGATCCGCGCCGACCAGATCAACGAGGCGTACGAGCGGGTCCTCGCCAGCGACGTGCGCTACCGCTTCGTGATCGACACCGCGACGATCTGA
- a CDS encoding helix-turn-helix domain-containing protein, whose translation MSSQERPKANEARVIPLRPVKAAPTPARPAGEKEPLWRDVVGDVLRGERLAQERTLKDVAEAARISMPYLSELERGRKEASSEVLAAAAHALGLGLPDLLSLAQTRLAGLPRARPARASYQGEVRLAA comes from the coding sequence GTGAGCAGCCAAGAGCGCCCGAAGGCGAACGAAGCCCGCGTCATCCCTCTGCGCCCGGTCAAGGCGGCGCCGACCCCTGCCCGGCCCGCGGGGGAGAAGGAACCCCTCTGGCGCGACGTCGTCGGCGACGTCCTGCGCGGTGAGCGCCTCGCGCAGGAGCGCACGCTCAAGGACGTGGCGGAGGCCGCCCGGATCTCCATGCCCTACCTCTCCGAGCTGGAGCGCGGCCGCAAGGAGGCCTCGTCCGAGGTCCTCGCGGCCGCCGCCCACGCGCTGGGCCTCGGCCTGCCCGATCTGCTCTCCCTGGCCCAGACGCGGCTGGCCGGCCTTCCCCGCGCGAGGCCGGCCAGGGCGTCGTACCAGGGCGAGGTCCGCCTGGCCGCCTGA
- a CDS encoding VOC family protein: MSIELNHTIVAARDKKASAQFLADILGLEVGPEYGPFVPVAIPNGVTLDYYERDGGPFVPQHYAFLVSEDEFDEIFGRIKSRGLTYWADPYHRRVNETNTNDGGRGVYWDDPDGHSLEIITRPYGSEG, translated from the coding sequence ATGTCGATCGAACTCAACCACACCATCGTCGCGGCACGGGACAAGAAGGCGTCCGCCCAGTTCCTCGCGGACATCCTCGGCCTGGAGGTGGGCCCCGAGTACGGCCCCTTCGTCCCGGTGGCGATCCCCAACGGCGTGACCCTCGACTACTACGAGCGCGACGGCGGCCCGTTCGTGCCCCAGCACTACGCCTTCCTCGTCTCCGAGGACGAGTTCGACGAGATCTTCGGCCGCATCAAGAGCCGCGGTCTCACGTACTGGGCGGACCCGTACCACCGGCGCGTCAACGAGACCAACACGAACGACGGCGGCCGCGGCGTCTACTGGGACGACCCGGACGGCCACAGCCTGGAGATCATCACGCGGCCCTACGGCTCCGAGGGCTGA